From the Shewanella amazonensis SB2B genome, one window contains:
- a CDS encoding oxygen-insensitive NAD(P)H-dependent nitroreductase NfsB: MQELSLLVQKRHTSKAFDPSRTISPEQIAELKTLLQFAPSSTNSQPWHFVLASTAEGKATIAKSTEQFAFNTPKILNASHVVVLCTKTQMDEDHLRKVLAQEKADGRFASDEAMQNQHNGRSFFVNMHRYELKDAQHWMEKQVYLALGTLLLGAAALEIDACPIEGFDATALNKELGLREQGLCASVIVALGYRSGDDFNAALPKSRLPQAEIFTEI; the protein is encoded by the coding sequence TTGCTCGTGCAAAAGCGTCACACCAGCAAAGCGTTTGACCCATCCCGGACAATCAGCCCGGAGCAGATTGCCGAACTCAAAACCCTGTTGCAGTTTGCCCCTTCGTCCACCAACTCGCAGCCATGGCACTTTGTGCTGGCCTCCACTGCCGAAGGCAAGGCGACCATAGCCAAGTCCACCGAGCAGTTTGCCTTCAACACTCCCAAAATCCTTAATGCTTCCCATGTGGTTGTGCTTTGTACCAAGACCCAGATGGATGAAGATCACCTGCGCAAAGTGTTGGCTCAGGAAAAGGCCGATGGCCGTTTCGCCAGCGATGAAGCCATGCAAAATCAACATAATGGCCGCTCATTCTTCGTCAATATGCACAGGTACGAGCTCAAAGACGCCCAGCACTGGATGGAAAAGCAAGTGTATCTGGCGTTGGGCACCCTGCTTTTGGGCGCGGCAGCACTGGAAATCGATGCCTGTCCAATCGAGGGCTTTGATGCCACCGCCCTGAATAAGGAGCTTGGCCTCAGAGAGCAAGGGCTGTGCGCCTCTGTCATTGTGGCGTTGGGCTACCGCTCAGGTGATGATTTTAACGCGGCACTGCCCAAGTCACGCCTGCCCCAGGCTGAGATCTTTACTGAGATCTGA
- a CDS encoding DNA-J related domain-containing protein, translated as MLLPPLVPLIDNKTTEVSAHKGDNPLIWPLLSLLQKSVQGWKVHHLASELQSQGLMHNLDPAPEKDLFKRNFLLMNALFELQDMLLPNQWVQTQAMDIRILRLIPSDIDLIQHQEAGLKSYYLDWGNYDTSTNVVREMLESFWTSYKDYIGINGRVMHLTQALRVFELDASASDRDIRRQWRKLALKWHPDRQGGDAARFREVCEAWQALRVRESA; from the coding sequence ATGCTGCTGCCACCGCTGGTTCCGTTAATCGATAACAAAACAACCGAAGTATCAGCCCACAAAGGCGACAACCCCCTCATCTGGCCCCTGCTGAGTTTGCTGCAAAAGTCTGTGCAGGGATGGAAAGTCCACCACCTCGCCAGCGAACTTCAATCCCAGGGATTAATGCACAACCTGGACCCTGCCCCGGAAAAAGATCTCTTTAAACGCAATTTTCTACTGATGAATGCCCTGTTTGAGCTGCAGGACATGCTGCTGCCCAATCAGTGGGTACAAACCCAGGCCATGGATATTCGTATCCTGCGTCTCATCCCAAGCGACATCGACCTTATCCAGCATCAGGAGGCGGGACTGAAGAGCTATTACCTCGACTGGGGAAATTACGACACCAGCACCAACGTGGTGCGCGAGATGCTTGAATCTTTCTGGACCAGCTACAAGGACTACATAGGCATCAATGGCCGGGTGATGCATCTGACCCAGGCACTGAGGGTATTCGAACTCGATGCCAGTGCCAGTGACAGAGACATTCGCCGCCAATGGCGCAAACTGGCGCTGAAATGGCACCCTGACAGACAGGGGGGCGACGCTGCGCGATTTCGGGAAGTGTGCGAAGCCTGGCAGGCGCTCAGGGTGCGGGAGTCGGCCTAG
- a CDS encoding thiol:disulfide interchange protein DsbA/DsbL codes for MHKRLTLAATLAALPFCGFAADFVEGKHYVQVSDQAPSKSPKVTEFFSFYCHNCFNMEVMYLPAIKQGLKDGISFDTKHVDFMNSDIGTEVMRALAVIHGSEKQSELTHAMFAAIQGADGGQGHHDHSAPGHSHEPQINSRDDIKAVFAQFGIDGAAYDKLADSKETDAKLTLWRQQQQAFEVQSVPSFVVNDKYRVNLQEIRTLEELSALINYLATEKDAAKDEGGSLGWAVLAMLALAAIGRRRLV; via the coding sequence ATGCACAAACGTCTGACGCTGGCAGCCACCCTTGCTGCCCTGCCATTTTGCGGCTTTGCCGCCGATTTTGTCGAAGGCAAACACTATGTCCAGGTCTCTGACCAGGCCCCCAGCAAGTCCCCCAAGGTGACTGAGTTTTTCTCTTTCTACTGCCACAACTGCTTCAATATGGAAGTCATGTACCTGCCCGCCATCAAACAGGGGTTGAAGGATGGCATCAGCTTTGACACCAAGCACGTTGACTTTATGAACAGCGACATAGGTACCGAAGTGATGCGCGCGCTGGCGGTTATCCATGGCAGTGAGAAACAAAGCGAGCTGACCCATGCCATGTTTGCGGCTATTCAGGGCGCCGACGGTGGTCAGGGCCACCACGACCACAGTGCTCCCGGTCATTCACACGAGCCCCAAATCAACAGCCGTGACGACATCAAAGCGGTATTTGCCCAGTTTGGTATCGATGGCGCAGCCTACGACAAACTGGCCGACAGCAAGGAAACCGATGCCAAGCTGACACTGTGGCGTCAGCAGCAGCAAGCCTTCGAAGTGCAGTCGGTCCCAAGCTTTGTGGTGAACGATAAGTATCGGGTGAACCTGCAGGAAATCCGTACCCTTGAAGAGCTGAGCGCCCTGATTAACTATCTGGCCACCGAGAAAGATGCCGCAAAAGACGAGGGTGGCAGCCTGGGTTGGGCGGTTCTTGCCATGCTGGCTCTGGCCGCCATCGGCCGCAGACGCTTGGTGTAA
- a CDS encoding Na+/H+ antiporter NhaC family protein encodes MNQSPDTQGNASAASFVALLPLFLFLALFIGAGVYFTSQGVDFAFYQLPSVVAILPAIVLALLLSKQKLNQAIDTFIGGIGHSNIIAMCLIYLLAGAFASVAKATGGVDATVALGLSLIPSDLLLPGFFVIAAFIATAMGTSMGTIAAVAPIALGVSQEADISLPLMAGAIISGALFGDNLSIISDTTIAATRTQGCNMKDKFRENLIFALPASLITLLAFTLAGQGEANVAPQSVDFVKVLPYLCILFLAVAGLNVFVVLGIGILLAGLVGMFTTDYSWVSFSKDIYAGFGNMQEIFILSMLVGGLAALMQQQGGLAFVSRFIEGLIARFSKAKGEASCRAAELGMAGIVSLTNACVANNTVSIVISGDIARDLAQKHGVSAKRSASVLDIFSCIVQGLIPYGAQALLIGATFAITPLEAVSYAWYCMILALVAVLIVTFRQRH; translated from the coding sequence TTGAATCAATCCCCAGACACTCAGGGCAACGCAAGTGCTGCTTCATTCGTTGCCCTGCTGCCACTGTTTCTGTTTTTGGCGCTTTTCATTGGCGCAGGTGTGTACTTCACCAGTCAGGGCGTGGACTTTGCCTTCTATCAGTTGCCCAGTGTAGTGGCTATTCTGCCTGCCATAGTGCTGGCGCTGCTGCTGTCAAAGCAAAAGCTAAATCAGGCCATAGATACTTTTATCGGCGGTATTGGCCACAGCAATATCATTGCCATGTGCTTGATTTACTTGCTGGCGGGCGCCTTCGCCTCGGTAGCCAAGGCCACCGGAGGCGTGGATGCCACCGTCGCCCTTGGCCTGTCACTTATTCCCTCTGATCTGCTGCTGCCGGGCTTTTTTGTGATTGCCGCCTTTATTGCCACTGCCATGGGTACTTCCATGGGCACCATAGCTGCGGTTGCGCCCATTGCTTTGGGCGTGTCCCAGGAAGCCGATATTTCGCTGCCGCTGATGGCAGGTGCCATCATTTCCGGCGCCCTATTTGGTGATAACCTGTCCATCATTTCCGACACCACCATTGCTGCAACCCGCACCCAGGGCTGCAACATGAAAGACAAATTCCGTGAGAACCTGATTTTCGCATTGCCAGCGTCACTCATCACCCTGCTGGCCTTTACCCTGGCGGGTCAGGGCGAAGCCAATGTGGCGCCTCAGTCGGTGGACTTTGTTAAGGTGCTGCCTTATCTGTGCATTCTGTTTTTGGCGGTCGCCGGGCTGAACGTGTTTGTGGTGCTGGGTATTGGTATTCTGCTGGCCGGTTTGGTGGGCATGTTCACCACCGACTACAGCTGGGTCAGCTTCAGCAAAGATATTTACGCCGGTTTTGGCAACATGCAGGAAATCTTTATCCTGTCCATGTTAGTGGGTGGTCTGGCTGCGCTGATGCAGCAGCAGGGTGGCCTTGCCTTTGTCAGCCGCTTTATCGAAGGACTGATCGCCCGTTTTTCCAAGGCAAAGGGCGAAGCGTCCTGCCGCGCCGCTGAATTGGGTATGGCAGGCATAGTGTCCCTGACCAACGCCTGTGTGGCCAACAACACAGTATCCATTGTGATAAGCGGTGATATCGCCCGGGATCTCGCCCAGAAGCATGGCGTCAGCGCCAAGCGCAGCGCCAGCGTGCTCGATATATTTTCCTGTATTGTTCAAGGACTTATACCGTATGGCGCCCAGGCACTTTTGATTGGGGCAACCTTTGCCATTACCCCCCTGGAGGCAGTATCCTATGCATGGTACTGCATGATATTGGCGCTGGTAGCCGTTCTGATCGTGACATTCAGACAACGTCACTGA
- a CDS encoding DUF998 domain-containing protein, whose translation MTIKDRNDYGQFDPHRLVFHMSIGGVMICAFGAAVSIMSVLGTLGWQVINLRIDRLGDYLSSPLAYVYNICLLFAGASFVIAMLGLFSMRYNNFSRYIAIIGGCTGLGIMLLGIYPYNDADSHRLAALVFVNSSLAMFVLLIFTRRNNQELCSLPMFFVALVGLASSIGLLAQIDPDTLDYLSCGSLEQFCPVAMTMWIHTSATMLAGVGLALMARSLIHQALEERRLKP comes from the coding sequence ATGACAATCAAAGACAGAAACGACTATGGACAATTTGATCCCCACCGGCTGGTGTTTCATATGTCCATTGGTGGGGTGATGATTTGCGCCTTCGGTGCGGCTGTCTCCATTATGTCTGTACTGGGTACCCTTGGGTGGCAGGTAATTAATCTGCGAATCGATCGTCTGGGAGACTACCTGAGCTCCCCTCTTGCCTACGTGTACAACATCTGTCTTTTATTCGCCGGTGCCAGTTTTGTGATAGCCATGCTGGGCCTCTTCAGCATGCGCTATAACAATTTCAGCCGCTACATTGCCATCATTGGCGGCTGCACCGGGCTTGGCATCATGCTGCTTGGCATATATCCCTATAACGACGCCGATTCCCACCGACTGGCGGCGCTGGTTTTTGTCAACTCCAGCCTGGCCATGTTTGTACTGCTGATATTTACCCGCCGCAACAATCAGGAACTGTGCAGCCTTCCCATGTTCTTTGTGGCCCTGGTTGGGCTGGCCTCCAGCATAGGTTTGCTCGCTCAGATTGACCCGGATACCCTGGATTACCTGTCCTGCGGTTCGCTGGAACAATTCTGTCCGGTGGCCATGACCATGTGGATACACACCTCAGCCACCATGCTGGCCGGAGTCGGCCTGGCCCTGATGGCCCGCTCCCTCATCCATCAGGCGCTGGAAGAGCGCCGTCTCAAACCTTGA
- a CDS encoding RNA pseudouridine synthase: MSDCAISKGTRLCKYLAEAGVASRRGASRLIETGRVCIDGQQASHSDRVFDSNRVTVDGAPLCPAQAKAYFLYHKPVGIDCRLRAEDPHSLIHCLPGDLRLFPAGRLDKDSRGLLLLTNDGELTQRLMHPDFHHQKGYLITLNKAPQPDDIAAIAAGFDYGEGPTRPCVVEAAIDCGYATEDGNPRKLRMRLTEGKKRQIRRLWRARGYRVLDLLRESIQQLNIGKLEQGEIRSLTASELRQLKRTLDLPNEQD, from the coding sequence TTGAGTGACTGCGCCATATCCAAAGGCACTCGCCTGTGTAAATACCTTGCCGAGGCGGGCGTGGCCTCACGGCGCGGTGCATCACGCCTGATAGAAACGGGCAGAGTCTGCATCGATGGGCAACAAGCCTCACACAGCGACAGAGTATTTGACTCAAACCGGGTGACTGTGGATGGCGCGCCCCTGTGTCCAGCTCAGGCAAAAGCGTACTTCCTTTACCACAAACCCGTTGGCATCGACTGCCGCCTGCGCGCAGAGGATCCCCACAGCCTAATCCATTGTTTGCCCGGTGATTTGCGGCTATTCCCCGCAGGCCGACTGGACAAAGACTCCCGCGGTCTCTTGCTGCTGACCAATGATGGCGAGCTGACACAGCGCCTGATGCACCCGGACTTTCACCATCAAAAAGGTTATCTCATTACCCTGAATAAAGCGCCCCAGCCCGATGACATTGCGGCGATTGCGGCGGGTTTTGACTACGGAGAAGGCCCTACCCGCCCCTGCGTAGTGGAAGCGGCTATCGACTGCGGCTATGCGACAGAAGACGGCAACCCTCGAAAGCTAAGGATGAGGCTGACAGAGGGCAAGAAGCGCCAGATCCGTCGTCTGTGGCGGGCACGGGGCTACCGGGTGCTGGACTTACTGAGAGAGTCGATTCAACAACTTAACATTGGCAAACTTGAACAAGGGGAAATCAGGAGTTTAACGGCCTCTGAACTTCGCCAGCTTAAACGTACACTGGACTTGCCCAATGAACAGGATTAA